The following nucleotide sequence is from Nocardioides daedukensis.
GTTGACACCGATGAACGGCAACATCGGCAGCAGCAGCAGGACGATGGCGCTCAGGCCGCTGGTGTAGGTGAACCGCTGCAGGATCCGGTGGTCGCGCAGGAAGACGAGCGTGGCCACGAAGAGGGCCACGCCGATCGTCATCCAGACCAGCTGCTGGCGCGCGAACGTGGTGCCGTCGGCGAGGTCGAGGCGATAGATCACCGCGAGTCCGAGTCCGTTCAGCGCCGCCACGATCGGCAGCAGCACCGGGTCGGCGTACGGGGCGAAGAACCTGACCACCACATGGCAGGCGACGACCAGCACGGCCAGCCATCCGCCATAACCGATGATGTCGGCCGGGACCTGGCCCTCCGCGCCCAGCCCGACTGCGGCATAGGCGCCGATGCCGACCAGCAGGGACAGGACGAGCAGGAAGAGCTCCGCACCCCGGCGGCGCCGGTGCACGAATCCGAGGAAGCTGTTTGATTGCGTCATCGGCATGCGCCTCAGTCGCAGTCCGGGTCGGGTTCGGCGCTCGGTGAGGCGCTCACCTTGGCGTCCGGCGACGGCGCGTCCTCGGCCGATCCGCCCTGGCTCGGGCTCGCGCTGGGTGAGGCGGTCCCGCTCGGCAGGGCGGCGCCACCACCGGCCGGTCCCTCGGTGCTGCCGGTCGCGCCGGATCCGGCCGATCCGCTGGCGGACGGGCTGGTCGACTCACTGGGTTCGGGTGCCGGCTCGTCCGTGCAATCGGTCATCTGGCCGCGATAGTTGCGGACCGTACGACGCGCGTCCTCCAGGCTGTCCGAGCCGATGCCCTCGCGGATCATGTTGGCGTCATAGTTCGACAGCCGGTCCAGATCGACGTCGGAGACCTCGTGCGCGCGGTTCAGGGTGATGCCGGGCAGGCTGGCGTCGACGCCGCGGAAGATCGCCACGTGTCCGTCGTGCTCGGCGACGAAGTATTGCCGCTGGGTCCAGCTGTAGCCCAACCCCAACAGCCCGACCACCAGGCCGATCAGGATCAGCAGCACGCCGAGGATGCGCAACCAGGACAGTCGCCCGGGTGGGCGCGGGGCGTAGCGAGCGACCTCGGGGTCGATCGGGTCGGTGGGGATCGCGTAGGGCACGTCGGGGCCCAGGTCGGCCGGGACCGGCTCGATCTCACCGGTGTCGCCGGAGCGGTGCCCGCGGAACCGGCCGCTCATCGTGCTCCAGCCGCCACCTGCGCTCTTGCGGGGCAGGTCGGCCGCGGCACCCACGAGCATCGGGGCCGGGGCCTCGTCGAGCTCGGTGTGTACGTCGGCGACGATGCAGGTCACGTTGTCGCTGCTGCCGGCCTCGAGGCTGGCCCGGACGAGCTCGACCACGGCGAAGTCGGGGGTGCCGGTGGAGAGGATGTCGGCGATGTGGGCGTCGTCGAGGACGCCACAGGCGCCGTCACTGCACAGGAAGACGCGGTCGCCCTCGGCCAGGTCGACGTAGAACAGGTCGGGCTCGGTGTCGTGGACCGCGTCGAGCGCCTTGAGGATCAGGTTGCGGTGCGGGTGGGTGCGCGCCTCCTCCTCGGTGATCCGGCCCTCGTCGATCAGCGACTGCACGAAGGTGTGGTCCTTGGTGAGCTGGCTGATCGTGCCGTCGCGGAAGAGGTAGGCACGGCTGTCGCCGACGTGGCCGATGGCCAGCTGGCGGCCGTCGAAGAGCGCGACGGTGGCCGTGGTGCTGGTGCCGTTGAGGCTCGGGTCGTCCTCGACCAGCTCACCGATCCGGTCGTGGGCGCGGTGCAGGGCGCCGGCGACCAAGGAGAGCATGTCGTCCTGGGGCGCCTCGTCGAGCTTGCGCAGCTGCTGGACGGCGGTGCCGCTGGCGATGTCACCGCGCGCGGCGCCACCGACGCCGTCGCAGACCGTCAGCAACCACGGACCGGCGTACCCGCTGTCCTGGTTGTCCTTGCGGACGCGTCCGACGTCGGAGAGGGCGGCGAAGTCGAGGAGCAGGCGCGTGTCCTGCTCCTCGGGAGTGCCGGCCGTCGTCGGTGTGTCGGGGTCGGACATCGTCACTTCCTCAGCTCGAGGACGGTCTTCCCGATCCGGACCTGGGTCCCGAGAGCGAGCGTGGTGGGCTGGCTGATCCGTGCCTGGCCGACATAGGTGCCGTTGGTGGAGCCGAGGTCCTCGACGAACCACTGCTCACCGGAGGCGGCGATGCGGGCATGGCGGGTGGAGACGTAGTCGTCGTCGAGTCGGATCGCGGCGTCCGAGCCCCGACCGATCAGGACCGGTGCCTGGGCCAGGTCGGCACGTTCGCCGACGTTGGGGCCGTCGACGACCAGGACGTGCGTGGGGGAGCCGCGGCGGCGGGTCGGCGGCTTGGCCGGCTTCTGTCCCCTCGAGGCGGGTCGGGACTGCTGGGCGGGGAGGCGGGCGCCGAACATGTCGGTGCGGATCACGCTGATCGCGGAGAGCACGAAGATCCACAGGATCGCCAGATAGGCGAACCGGATCAGGAACAGGGTCAGCTCACTCACTCAGGACTCCTCCACCACGCGCACGGTCAGGGTGGTGTTGCCGATCTTCACGGTGGACCCGTTGTAGAGCCGGGAGTCCGGGACCTTGTGACCGTCGACGAGCATGCCGTTGGTCGAGCCGAGGTCGCGCACCGAGATCTCGGGGTCACTCTGGCCGCCGCGCACCTGGAACTCGACGTGGCTTCGGCTGATGCCGGGATCGTTGATCCGCAGGCCGGCATCCGTGCCTCGTCCGACGATCAGGCCGGGCGGGTTGAGCGGGTGGCGTACGCCGTTGACCTCGAGCACGACGGTGGCGCGGCCGACCTGGGTGTCGGTGGCGTTCGTGGTGACCTTGGCGCGGGCGGCCGAGCGGACCCGGAACCGGCCGGTGGTGAGGTCGTCGGCCTGGGCGAACTCGATCTGCACCGGGCCGGGGAAGACGTAGGACTGCTCGTCGGCGTGGTCGCGCAGCGCGTTGGTCAGTTCGCCCTCGAGCGTGGAGTCATAGCCGGAGAGGCGTTCGAGGTCGCCGGGGCTGAGCTCGACGTGGAACGAGTTGGGCACCAGGCGGCGGTCGCGGCTGAGGATCTGCGCGTTGTTGTCGACCTCGCGCTGCAGGGCCGCGGAGATCTCGACGGGTTGTACGGCGCTGCGGAAGGCGCGCGCGAAGGCACCGGAGATCATCTGCTCCAGCTTGTTCTCGAAACGTTGCAGTCCGCCGGCCACTTCGGTGCCTCCTTCCTTCTCGGTTCTGCGAGTCAATCGTGCCTGTTCCACAGCAGCAAACAGAGCCGTCTGAGTCTGACGGCTTCGGTGATCGTATCGGGCGGGGGGTCGTGACAGTGCGCAAGAGGACCGCGGTTTGGGCGATTCGGTCTTGCTGGGATAACCTTGGCCCGCTTCTCGCGCGAGTGGCGGAATAGGCAGACGCGCACGGTTCAGGTCCGTGTGTCCGAAAGGACGTGGGGGTTCAACTCCCCCCTCGCGCACGTTGAGCAGAAGGCCCCGGCTTCGGCCGGGGCCTTCACGCATTTTCGACCGGATCGGGTGGGCGCAGTTTGTGGCGTCCTGCGCGGTGATATAGATCCAGTGCCGGAAAGTCTGGCTGATGCAAGCTCGTGAGTGTGCTTGCCACTCGACAGGATTCGAAAAATGAACGATCCCCACCCGGGTACGCCACCCTCCGGCCAGGGCGGTTTCCCGCCTGCGGGACAGGGCGGATTCCCGCCTCCGGGGCAGTTCGGCTATCCCCCTGCGGGGCACTACCCGCCGCCGCGCAAGGGCTCGGGCCGCACGCTGATCTGGCTCGCGGCCGGACTGGTGCTGGTCGTCGCCGTGATCGGCATCGTCGCCCTGCTCGTCCGTGGAGGTGGGGACTCCGAGGACAAGGCGGACGACGGCCCGCGCGGGCAGTCGTGCGCGACCTATCAGGACGTGGTGCTGAGCTCCGAGATGTGGTCGGCCACCGAGTTCGATCCCGACCGCCTCCAGGAGATGTACGACACCGTGCTGGAGGACATCACCGACGAGGAGATCGAGTCGTTGGTGAGCGAGGAGGCCACGGTGGTCGTTGACTACTACCGTGCGATCGGCGAGTGGAAGCAGTCCATGGAGGACGCCCTCAGCCGCGGCGAGACACCCGAGACCACGATCCCCGCGGAGCTTCAGGCCCAGCAGGCCGACATTCCCCGAACCCAGGCTGCGGTTCGCGAAGCGTGCCGGGAATTCCTGCCTCAGGCCGAGGACGGACCGGCCCCCTCGATCACCGCTCGACCTCTGGTGACCCCGAGCCCGATGGGTGACAACTGATGTCGGGGCCGCAGTATCCCCTGCCCAACTACCCCCCGCCGCCCTCCTGGTCGCCGCCGCCCGCCCGACGTACGTTCCCCTGGCTGGCGGTGCTCGGGTCCGCCGCGCTGGCACTGATCCTCGTGGTCGGTGTCACGGCCGTTCTGGTGTGGGACCGGGGCGACTCGTCGGGAGATCGAAGCTCGAAGTCGGAGGCCCTGCGCGAACGCCTTCTCGCGGAGACGCGCCGAGAGCTCCCCACCACCGCGAAGGTCGACAACGCGGTGCCCGGCTATGACTACTCCGCCGCTGTGACCGATGTCGGGGTCGATGCAGACCTGGCGATTGCGGCCACCTATGACGCTGACGTGTCGGATCCGTGGCGCGGAGCCGAGGGCAAGATCGAGGTCTACGCAGACGCCCAGCTGACCAAGCCCGTGCCGATCTCGATCCTGCCGGATGCGGCCTCACCCACGTCGGATCCGCACCTGGTCATCGACGCGATGCGGCTACGACGTACGCACATCGTCCGCAAGGACGGCCAAGCCAAGGGCACGATGGCCGACCTCGGGACCTACTGGAACATCAACCCCAACGTCTACGTCGTCCAATACCTCACCCCGGACGGCGCCGAGCGTGACCGCCCGCTGGTCACCGAGGTCAACTTCCAGTCCGAGACACCTTCGCCGGCACAGGTCTCCTCGGGCATGACTCCGGACGGTGATGCGCTCCTGGAGTGGAGCCCGGTCGAGGGCGCCAGCGAATATCTGGTGGTCCTGCAACAGCGACGCAGCAGCGGAAGTGTCACCGTGCAGGTGATCGGGCGAACGTCGGAGCCCACGTGGTCCTCCGTCGAGACGGAACGGTGCCTGCAGTCGACGTGCACCCAGAACACCTCGATGACCCTCACCACGATCAACGCCTCCACGATGACATCGCTTCCCGGCCTGGTCGCCGAGTCGATTGATGCTCGGCTGGGAGTCGTCGCCGTGGTGGACCGAGAGGCATCGGTCATGGCACCGATCGACTTCACGGGTCTCGAGACCCTCCCGGTGCGGTCCGACCGGAAGTGGGACGCGGGGGCCGACGTCGCGGATCGCGGGCTGGCCGCCCTGCCGAGCCGATTCCTGTTCGTCTCCATCGACGGGTCGACCCGCGCGACCGGCGCCTTCATCGACCGCAAGGAAGTGGGCCGCAGCGGCAGCACGTGGGAGGTCCCGCTCCGTGGCCGGGGCACGCGACTGGTGGACACGGTCCGCATTCCGGCAGCAGCGGTCAAGGACATCGACGCGGCCGTCAAGACGTTCAATGCTCGCGCCCAGCGCGACTATCCGCACTCCGGCCTGCTGGACACGCGCATCCTGATCGACGTCAGCAACCCCGAGAAGCCGAGCCCCGAGCTCCCCGCACCCGACTATCCGATCTTCGGCAGCAACGACCTGACGATCTTCATCGCCAGCCAGCTGGTCGCGGGCTCCACCGCGATCGATGTCTCCGACTTCGACGACGAGCCGGGTCTGCCGAGCATCAAGGACGCCCTGGACGAGGCCGTCTATCAGAACCCTTATGCCTTCGCCTACTTCGACCAGTTCGCCATCGCCGGCAGTGTCATCCATGTCGAACCGGCCTATTCGAAGGCGGAGAAGCAGACGCGTCAGAAGCGGCTCGCCGACGCCGCTGAGGCCCTGGTGGCGCGGGTCATCAAGCCGGGGATGAGCGCGTCCGACAAGGTGGGTGCCATCAATCGCCACTTCGTGGACAACGCCGACTATGACGACAAGGCGCTGGCCTCGGCGACGACGGGTTATCGATCCGACATCCCGGATCGATACCGCTATGCCTGGGAGCCGGACGGCATCCTCGTCGACGGCTCGGGCGTGTGCATGAGCTATGCCTACGCCTTCCACGTCGTCGCCGAGGAGGCCGGCGTCGAGTCGGTCGTCGTTACCGGCGATCTCGCCGACGGCGGCGGTCACGCGTGGAACAAGGTGAAGATCGGGAACAGGTGGCGTGCCGTGGACGTGACGTGGAACGACCCGGGCGGGCGGTGGACCGCCCGGTCGGGTGAGACCTACCTGATGATCGACGACGCACAGTTCACCGGCAACGCACTGCGCTCCGAGGACGAGCGCTGGATGGCCGACGCCCTCGTCGGGCACTACGCCACCCGCTGACCGCCGACTGTGAGGAGATGAGCACCGTGAGCACCTTCGACGGCTTCTGGATGACGCCCGACGGGTCCGTGCCGGCCCGGCTGGTCGCCGGGAACGGCCAGGTCGCACTGCTGATCGCCGGTCAGAGCCCCACGGGCTTCGTCGACGTCTTCCGGGTTCCCGTCCAGCACGCCCGGGTGTCGTCGGCGGCGCAGCGGATCACCGTGACGGTGGGCAGCACGGCGTACTCCGTGCTGGCTCGTCCGCACGGGCCCATCATCGGCGCGGCACTCGGGGCTGCCGGAGCCGTGGCAGGCCTCGCCGGCGCCCACGTCGTACGAGGTGGCAGCACCGTGGCGCGCGGCGGCAACCTCGCCGCCGACGCCGCCGCGTTCTCCCGGCAGGGAGGTCATCAGTTCCTCGCCGCGCTGCGGCACGAG
It contains:
- a CDS encoding FHA domain-containing protein FhaB/FipA, translated to MSELTLFLIRFAYLAILWIFVLSAISVIRTDMFGARLPAQQSRPASRGQKPAKPPTRRRGSPTHVLVVDGPNVGERADLAQAPVLIGRGSDAAIRLDDDYVSTRHARIAASGEQWFVEDLGSTNGTYVGQARISQPTTLALGTQVRIGKTVLELRK
- a CDS encoding transglutaminase domain-containing protein — protein: MSGPQYPLPNYPPPPSWSPPPARRTFPWLAVLGSAALALILVVGVTAVLVWDRGDSSGDRSSKSEALRERLLAETRRELPTTAKVDNAVPGYDYSAAVTDVGVDADLAIAATYDADVSDPWRGAEGKIEVYADAQLTKPVPISILPDAASPTSDPHLVIDAMRLRRTHIVRKDGQAKGTMADLGTYWNINPNVYVVQYLTPDGAERDRPLVTEVNFQSETPSPAQVSSGMTPDGDALLEWSPVEGASEYLVVLQQRRSSGSVTVQVIGRTSEPTWSSVETERCLQSTCTQNTSMTLTTINASTMTSLPGLVAESIDARLGVVAVVDREASVMAPIDFTGLETLPVRSDRKWDAGADVADRGLAALPSRFLFVSIDGSTRATGAFIDRKEVGRSGSTWEVPLRGRGTRLVDTVRIPAAAVKDIDAAVKTFNARAQRDYPHSGLLDTRILIDVSNPEKPSPELPAPDYPIFGSNDLTIFIASQLVAGSTAIDVSDFDDEPGLPSIKDALDEAVYQNPYAFAYFDQFAIAGSVIHVEPAYSKAEKQTRQKRLADAAEALVARVIKPGMSASDKVGAINRHFVDNADYDDKALASATTGYRSDIPDRYRYAWEPDGILVDGSGVCMSYAYAFHVVAEEAGVESVVVTGDLADGGGHAWNKVKIGNRWRAVDVTWNDPGGRWTARSGETYLMIDDAQFTGNALRSEDERWMADALVGHYATR
- a CDS encoding PP2C family protein-serine/threonine phosphatase encodes the protein MSDPDTPTTAGTPEEQDTRLLLDFAALSDVGRVRKDNQDSGYAGPWLLTVCDGVGGAARGDIASGTAVQQLRKLDEAPQDDMLSLVAGALHRAHDRIGELVEDDPSLNGTSTTATVALFDGRQLAIGHVGDSRAYLFRDGTISQLTKDHTFVQSLIDEGRITEEEARTHPHRNLILKALDAVHDTEPDLFYVDLAEGDRVFLCSDGACGVLDDAHIADILSTGTPDFAVVELVRASLEAGSSDNVTCIVADVHTELDEAPAPMLVGAAADLPRKSAGGGWSTMSGRFRGHRSGDTGEIEPVPADLGPDVPYAIPTDPIDPEVARYAPRPPGRLSWLRILGVLLILIGLVVGLLGLGYSWTQRQYFVAEHDGHVAIFRGVDASLPGITLNRAHEVSDVDLDRLSNYDANMIREGIGSDSLEDARRTVRNYRGQMTDCTDEPAPEPSESTSPSASGSAGSGATGSTEGPAGGGAALPSGTASPSASPSQGGSAEDAPSPDAKVSASPSAEPDPDCD
- a CDS encoding FhaA domain-containing protein; amino-acid sequence: MAGGLQRFENKLEQMISGAFARAFRSAVQPVEISAALQREVDNNAQILSRDRRLVPNSFHVELSPGDLERLSGYDSTLEGELTNALRDHADEQSYVFPGPVQIEFAQADDLTTGRFRVRSAARAKVTTNATDTQVGRATVVLEVNGVRHPLNPPGLIVGRGTDAGLRINDPGISRSHVEFQVRGGQSDPEISVRDLGSTNGMLVDGHKVPDSRLYNGSTVKIGNTTLTVRVVEES